Proteins co-encoded in one Vidua macroura isolate BioBank_ID:100142 chromosome 13, ASM2450914v1, whole genome shotgun sequence genomic window:
- the MANF gene encoding mesencephalic astrocyte-derived neurotrophic factor: MAAKGGGVPLRAPALRRLSPISGRQLSRGGDGAANGSGERGGRAGSGPMGRRRRGQPVWGGGAGGAGAAGATGRGGMRAAHGLCAALALLLLPAGGRALRDGDCEVCVTFLGRFYQSLKDNDVEFTPSSIEKELLKSCKEAKGKENRLCYYIGATSDAATKIINEVSKPMSHHIPVEKICEKLKKKDSQICELKYDKQIDLSTADLRKLRVKELRRILDDWGEVCKGCVEKYDFIRRIHELMPKYAPRAAGARTDL; the protein is encoded by the exons ATGGCAGCGAAGGGGGGCGGGGTCCCGCTCCGCGCGCCGGCGCTCCGCCGCCTCTCCCCAATCAGCGGCCGCCAACTCTCCCGTGGAGGCGACGGCGCGGCCAATGGGAGCGGAGAGCGTGGCggccgggcggggagcgggccaatggggcggcggcggcgggggcagcCGGTGTGGGGTGGTGGTGCCGGTGGTGCCGGTGCGGCGGGCGCTACCGGGCGAGGCGGGATGCGGGCGGCCCACGGGCTTTGCGCGGcgctggccctgctcctgctgccggCCGGTGGCCGAGCGCTGCGCGACGGGGACTGCGAGG TGTGTGTCACATTCCTGGGAAGGTTCTACCAGAGTCTAAAGGACAATGATGTTGAATTCACACCTTCCAGTATTGAAAAGGAGCTCTTGAAATCCTGCAAAGAAGCAAAGGGCAAAGAGAATCGCCTG tGCTATTACATTGGGGCCACAAGTGATGCAGCCACCAAAATCATTAACGAGGTATCAAAGCCCATGAGTCACCACATCCCTGTGGAAAAGATCTGTGAGAAGCTAAAGAAGAAAGACAGTCAGATCTGTGAACTAAAATACG ACAAGCAGATCGACCTAAGCACCGCCGACCTGCGCAAGCTGCGCGTCAAGGAGCTGCGGCGGATCCTGGATGACTGGGGCGAGGTGTGCAAGGGCTGTGTCGAGAAGTACGACTTCATCCGCAGGATCCACGAACTGATGCCCAAGTACGCGCCGAGGGCGGCCGGCGCCCGGACAGACCTCTGA